Proteins encoded together in one Vitis vinifera cultivar Pinot Noir 40024 chromosome 4, ASM3070453v1 window:
- the LOC100247948 gene encoding tyrosine-protein phosphatase DSP3 yields MGLMLENGVANDAVYVPPSNFSMVEENIFRSGLPSPINFPFLETLNLRSIIYLCPEPYPEENCKFLQSQNIRLFQFGIEGKKEPPVAMSTDTISEALKVLMDVRNHPILIHCKRGKHRTGCLVGCLRKLQNWCLSSVVEEYQRFAGAKSRINDLKFIETYDILSMRQSLYSIIYRYQGYGSNKRRLLYRGDENVHKARLASI; encoded by the exons ATGGGGTTGATGTTGGAAAATGGCGTTGCAAACGACGCCGTTTATGTCCCTCCCTCCAACTTCTCCATGGTTGAAGAGAACATCTTCAGATCTGGCCTCCCCAGCCCCATCAATTTCCCCTTCCTCGAAACCCTGAATCTTCGATCCATCAT ATACTTGTGTCCTGAGCCATATCCGGAAGAAAACTGTAAATTTCTTCAATCTCAGAATATCCGCCTCTTCCAGTTTGGCATTGAAGGAAAGAag GAGCCTCCTGTGGCAATGTCCACGGATACCATCTCAGAGGCTTTGAAAGTCTTAATGG ATGTGAGAAATCATCCCATTCTGATCCATTGCAAACGCGGAAAG CACCGGACAGGCTGTCTTGTGGGTTGTTTGAGAAAATTGCAGAATTGGTGTTTGTCTTCTGTGGTTGAGGAGTACCAGCGCTTTGCAGGAGCAAAATCGAGGATCAACGATCTGAAGTTCATCGAGACATATGACATATTGAGTATGAGGCAAAGCCTTTACAGCATTATCTACAGGTACCAAGGGTATGGGTCGAACAAGAGGAGGTTGCTTTACAGAGGAGACGAGAATGTGCATAAGGCAAGGTTAGCTTCAATTTAG
- the LOC100242802 gene encoding photosystem I reaction center subunit XI, chloroplastic: protein MATASPMASQLKSSFTSPTTSRALPVASPKGLSASPLRPFSSRRAPSSFSIKAIQSEKPTYQVIQPINGDPFIGSLETPITSSPLIAWYLSNLPAYRTAVSPVLRGIEVGLAHGFLLVGPFVKTGPLRDTPIAGPAGSLAAGGLVVILSICLTMYGIASFKEGEPSIAPSLTLTGRTKEPDQLQSADGWAKFTGGFFFGGISGVTWAYFLLYVLNLPYFVK from the exons ATGGCAACAGCTTCTCCGATGGCCAGCCAGCTCAAGAGCAGCTTCACCTCACCAACAACCTCTAGGGCCCTGCCTGTTGCCTCTCCCAAAGGCCTCTCTGCTTCTCCTCTTAGGCCATTTTCCTCTAGGAGGGCACCCTCCTCTTTCTCCATCAAGGCTATCCAGTCTGAGAAG CCAACATACCAAGTGATCCAGCCCATTAATGGTGATCCATTTATTGGAAGCCTTGAAACACCTATAACTTCAAGCCCATTGATAGCCTGGTACCTGTCCAACCTTCCAGCCTACCGGACTGCGGTAAGCCCAGTTCTTCGGGGCATCGAGGTGGGCCTGGCCCATGGGTTCCTCCTTGTTGGGCCCTTTGTGAAGACCGGCCCATTAAGGGACACCCCCATTGCTGGGCCAGCAGGGTCTCTAGCTGCTGGTGGACTTGTTGTTATACTGAGCATCTGCTTGACAATGTATGGAATTGCATCCTTCAAGGAAGGAGAGCCGTCGATCGCTCCGAGTTTAACCCTCACCGGGCGGACCAAGGAGCCGGACCAGCTCCAATCGGCCGACGGTTGGGCCAAGTTCACCGGAGGGTTCTTCTTCGGAGGAATTTCCGGCGTCACTTGGGCTTACTTCCTCCTCTATGTCCTAAACCTTCCTTACTTCGTCAAGTAG
- the LOC100253066 gene encoding protein METHYLENE BLUE SENSITIVITY 1 isoform X2, which yields MTGKAKPKKHTAKEIAAKVDAATTNRGGGKAGQADRSGLDKGGHAKLECPLCKITAPDLKSMQIHHEARHPKVPFDEAKLSNLHASSVPESSKPRPGVRGSFKKYTAGSQPI from the coding sequence ATGACCGGAAAAGCGAAACCAAAGAAGCACACGGCGAAGGAGATCGCCGCTAAGGTCGACGCCGCCACCACCAACCGTGGCGGAGGCAAGGCCGGCCAAGCAGACCGCTCCGGCCTCGACAAGGGCGGCCACGCTAAGCTCGAGTGCCCTCTCTGCAAAATCACCGCTCCCGACCTCAAATCGATGCAAATCCACCACGAAGCTCGCCATCCTAAGGTCCCTTTCGACGAGGCCAAGCTCTCCAATCTCCATGCCAGCTCCGTCCCCGAATCGTCTAAGCCTCGCCCTGGGGTTCGTGGCAGCTTCAAGAA
- the LOC100259906 gene encoding CRIB domain-containing protein RIC4: protein MRDRMERLVVLPFTAGCVSYASVAVSEQQPRRSKPDTNSSTIRAQEEDQESFSDSMKNSFRLLALPKPNISTGFHRLVKGFKNFSQFFVPKEDMEDSDEEMQIGFPTDVKHVTHIGWDGSATTNPIKGWDNLIPPELLSLPAVSLRQF, encoded by the exons ATGAGAGACCGAATGGAGAGGCTCGTCGTTCTTCCCTTCACTGCAGGCTGTGTGTCTTATGCCAGTGTGGCTGTGAGTGAGCAGCAGCCTAGAAGATCAAAACCTGACACAAACTCATCTACCATCA GAGCACAAGAGGAAGATCAAGAAAGCTTCTCCGATAGCATGAAGAACTCATTCAGGCTCCTGGCCCTCCCAAAGCCAAACATCTCCACCGGTTTCCATAGACTGGTGAAGGGTTTCAAGAACTTCTCTCAATTCTTTG TCCCTAAGGAAGACATGGAAGACTCGGACGAGGAGATGCAGATAGGTTTTCCAACCGATGTGAAGCACGTTACACACATAGGATGGGATGGTTCTGCAACTACAAACCCTATAAAGGGCTGGGACAACCTCATTCCACCAGAGTTGCTGTCTCTCCCTGCTGTTTCCCTGAGGCAGTTTTAG